Proteins found in one Fusarium keratoplasticum isolate Fu6.1 chromosome 12, whole genome shotgun sequence genomic segment:
- a CDS encoding NAD-binding-2 domain-containing protein: MATPQALTFLGLGNMGSALVQALLKASNEVTIWNRTADRPQVRAAVEAGAVLEVDVQSAISRNNIIVICLLDYSSIKTALAEIPTSALEGKTIVNLTNGTPKQAREMAVWAASHSAKHYFDGAVMVTPQMIGGLQSFFVVSGQTLEAFEPIASLLEPLGRPEYLGTAIDAAARYDLAALSSMFGMFSGMFVAMALLKKGHTTADKKLEPVVSGSLNPFLAALIPYTGLIARSWDDKAWDDNLGNPIGMQAQALRNILEACRDDGMDDGFLKNLTTAMEGVVKDRGENGGIAVIGEYLLNGRLTKE; the protein is encoded by the coding sequence CTCGGGAATATGGGGTCCGCCCTCGTACAAGCTCTTCTGAAGGCTTCTAACGAAGTGACAATCTGGAACCGCACTGCAGATCGACCTCAGGTCAGAGCCGCTGTTGAGGCCGGAGCTGTCCTTGAGGTGGATGTCCAGAGTGCCATCTCCAGGAAcaacatcatcgtcatctgtCTCCTCGACTACTCCAGCATCAAGACTGCACTGGCTGAGATTCCGACCTCTGCTCTTGAGGGAAAGACCATTGTCAACCTGACCAATGGTACGCCGAAACAAGCACGGGAGATGGCAGTCTGGGCCGCCTCCCACTCTGCCAAGCACTACTTTGACGGGGCGGTCATGGTAACGCCTCAAATGATCGGAGGACTCCAGTCATTCTTTGTCGTCAGTGGACAAACCCTTGAGGCATTCGAGCCCATTGCCTCACTCCTTGAACCCCTCGGAAGGCCGGAATATCTCGGCACAGCCATagatgctgctgctcgaTATGACCTTGCTGCTCTGTCATCAATGTTTGGCATGTTCAGCGGAATGTTTGTCGCTATGGCACTCCTCAAAAAAGGCCACACCACagccgacaagaagctcgaaCCTGTTGTGTCAGGCAGCCTGAACCCGTTCTTGGCCGCATTGATACCGTATACTGGACTTATTGCTCGGTCGTGGGATGACAAGGCGTGGGACGATAACCTGGGAAACCCGATCGGAATGCAAGCACAGGCGTTGAGGAATATTCTGGAGGCTTGCCgtgatgatgggatggacgATGGGTTTTTGAAGAACTTGACGACGGCTATGGAGGGGGTGGTGAAGGATAGAGGAGAGAATGGTGGGATCGCCGTGATTGGAGAGTATCTCTTAAACGGACGGTTGACTAAAGAGTGA
- a CDS encoding Small secreted protein — translation MKFSTVLLSFAATAFAAPLSKRAVFSTSTYNDLSISGGTAGNAAQEALQKLGGLPNDLTTVEQSDIDFLNSVNQIANDAEKNAFNPAIDSASGEDADALQRGKIKNKVLKLTATMLKLQIQQAQGEDVADKMETENKKLQNNISQDEEAAGQASTFLSFDATTD, via the exons ATGAAGTTCTCCACTgtcctcctcagcttcgCCGCCACCGCCTTCGCTGCTCCTCTCAGCAAGCGCGCCGTCTTCAGCACATCCACATACAACGACCTTTCCATCAGCGGCGGCACTGCCGGAAACGCTGCCCAGGAGGCTCTTCAGAAGCTTGGTGGTCTTCCCAATGATTTGACGACGGTCGAGCAATCGGACATCGATTTCCTCAACAGCGTCAACCAGATCGCCAACGACGCTGAGAAGAACGCTTTCAACCCTGCCATCGACTCTGCTTCCGGCGAGGACGCCGACGCTCTCCAG CGCGGcaagatcaagaacaaggtcctGAAGCTCACCGCCACCATGCTCAAGCTTCAAATCCAGCAAGCCCAGGGTGAAGACGTGGCCGACAAGATGGAAACCGagaacaagaagctgcagaacAACATTTCCCAGGACGAAGAGGCCGCCGGACAAGCTTCGACTTTCTTGTCTTTTGACGCGACGACGGATTAA
- a CDS encoding HET domain-containing protein: MNRWHQVSCVEPDVQVLPDQTIRCLSCHQTPHTTQLVAERATVSSVPLVPPDKPLGQLKLWWPRSVPYSVSTLPASDDAGTGQDDMDVDQASEAALTSGPYPSTLGPNELRLICIEAAPSPDYPLHLSLEVYDLDNCPEYEAVSYTWAGEDGDSSLSKPIYVGPFWDCLVQTKNCWEMLRFVRPWRGIRMLWVDAICINQNNIPERSSQVANMDRIYSSCSRVVVYLGPDLAPLLHGRPARRGRLHELETGVIKPVFPTQTQQPQPYRLEDLLSRRYFSRIWVIQELLLSKGAVIRVGDVDFWADASMSSRLSSSMPTWTWDQTHAAWARYISQGASSIGDLKELLQATALSLATDPRDRIFGLLGIMPELSVLSNPPISDPNTHPLQLGGLQADSTLSCQHIFIGLFGYCILNLRRPDVLYHASSVSLIPDCPSWVPNWTSPETWKLLFQSPKADDERILSLIRDRIPPESADLSDTSESEDDEDPVRFHDLEGPAHAYVQAERRWNQNASIDTSTGALSINLTHCMPLSGPLEKIEEANGFFLFSLDAEPCAVYLVSQHRLDELVTGSDNDQLFILDTDDDSKIYLILRPSNRQNAFKLVAVCPYVTIKTRWTGPLGVALKDLQCSLYEALPEVQQKLEQELDLEEEFAPLCSGVKSYRDLLPTLVKRHREGPEDVWELASAIYDACVERIDPRFSPRISDDGHVEITISSLDKEFPIYTRRIINHDHGPDFRYRIKGEEEWRDVPLSLTTYNNMMQSGEQWIEVQFAEIIDPRYFRPDARQISRGLFRDLDRFAQVSRHTGEDMLSMLMRERRDEDKFVGCESASLHYLFWQDGPWDKLQLVGSTFMVHIE, translated from the coding sequence CTGGCCAAGATGATATGGATGTGGATCAGGCTTCGGAAGCGGCCTTGACGTCAGGGCCGTACCCGTCGACTCTCGGGCCAAACGAGCTCCGCCTCATCTGCATCGAAGCCGCCCCTTCTCCCGACTATCCTCTACACCTAAGCCTAGAGGTCTACGACTTGGACAACTGTCCGGAATACGAAGCCGTCTCATACACATGGGCCGGCGAGGATGGTGACAGTTCCCTTTCTAAGCCCATCTACGTGGGCCCATTCTGGGACTGTTTAGTTCAGACAAAGAATTGCTGGGAAATGCTGCGCTTCGTACGGCCATGGCGCGGCATTCGGATGCTCTGGGTCGACGCCATCTGCATTAACCAGAACAACATCCCGGAGCGAAGCAGCCAAGTTGCCAACATGGATCGTATCTACTCTTCTTGCAGTCGTGTCGTTGTCTATCTTGGACCTGACCTAGCCCCCCTGCTTCATGGGAGGCCTGCTCGTCGTGGGAGGCTGCACGAGCTGGAGACAGGTGTCATCAAGCCTGTATTCCCTACCCAAACCCAGCAACCTCAGCCCTATCGGCTCGAAGATCTTCTAAGTCGGCGGTACTTTTCCCGGATCTGGGTTATTCAAGAGTTACTCCTGTCCAAAGGAGCCGTCATACGAGTCGGCGACGTCGACTTCTGGGCCGATGCTTCCATGTCGAGTCGCCTCTCTTCGAGCATGCCAACTTGGACATGGGATCAAACACACGCTGCATGGGCACGGTACATATCGCAGGGGGCTTCAAGTATCGGGGATCTCAAGGAGCTGCTTCAGGCCACGGCTCTCTCTCTAGCAACCGACCCTCGGGATCGGATttttgggcttcttggcatcaTGCCTGAGTTATCGGTCTTGAGCAACCCGCCGATTTCGGATCCCAACACTCATCCCCTACAGCTTGGAGGCTTACAAGCCGACTCTACGCTTTCTTGTCAACACATTTTTATTGGACTTTTCGGATACTGCATTCTAAACCTGCGGCGGCCAGATGTCCTCTACCATGCGTCGTCCGTCTCGCTCATACCCGACTGCCCGTCATGGGTACCCAACTGGACCTCCCCGGAAACCTGGAAATTGTTGTTTCAATCACCAAAGGCTGATGACGAGCGAATACTCAGTCTGATTCGAGATAGAATACCCCCAGAGTCTGCAGATTTGTCAGACACATCAGAgtccgaggatgacgaagatcCTGTTCGGTTTCACGACCTTGAGGGCCCTGCTCATGCCTACGTCCAAGCAGAACGACGGTGGAATCAGAATGCTAGCATTGATACCTCTACTGGAGCATTGTCCATCAATTTGACACACTGCATGCCGCTATCTGGACCCCTTGAGAAAATTGAAGAGGCGAAcggcttcttccttttctccCTTGACGCCGAACCTTGTGCCGTCTACCTGGTCTCGCAGCACAGACTGGATGAGCTCGTCACGGGATCAGACAATGACCAGTTATTCATCCTCGACACAGACGATGATTCCAAGATTTATCTGATTCTGCGGCCAAGCAATCGCCAGAATGCGTTCAAACTGGTTGCAGTTTGCCCATATGTCACGATCAAAACCCGCTGGACAGGTCCCCTAGGGGTAGCGCTCAAGGACCTGCAGTGCAGCCTATATGAGGCCTTGCCAGAAGTTCAACAGAAGTTGGAGCAAGAACTAGATCTAGAAGAGGAGTTTGCACCCCTCTGCTCTGGAGTTAAGTCTTACCGCGACCTCCTACCCACGCTGGTAAAACGGCACAGGGAAGGGCCTGAAGACGTCTGGGAACTTGCTAGTGCCATCTACGATGCTTGTGTGGAACGAATTGACCCAAGGTTCTCGCCACGGATCAGCGACGATGGTCATGTTGAAATAACCATATCTAGCTTGGATAAAGAGTTTCCCATCTACACGAGAAGGATCATCAACCACGATCACGGCCCCGATTTCAGGTATCGCATCAAAGGCGAAGAGGAGTGGAGAGATGTTCCTCTCTCCTTGACAACCTATAACAACATGATGCAATCTGGGGAGCAGTGGATAGAGGTTCAATTCGCAGAGATCATAGATCCCAGATACTTTAGGCCCGACGCACGTCAGATTTCTAGAGGTCTTTTCCGGGATCTGGACAGATTTGCCCAAGTGAGCAGGCACACAGGGGAAGACATGTTATCCATGCTGATGAGGGAGCGGAGGGATGAGGACAAGTTTGTAGGGTGTGAAAGTGCGAGTCTCCATTACCTCTTTTGGCAGGATGGTCCTTGGGACAAGCTACAGTTGGTTGGGAGCACGTTCATGGTCCACATAGAATAG